Below is a genomic region from Telmatobacter sp. DSM 110680.
GTCTGTTGGTTTCGCTCGGCGCATGCTTTGCGCTCGGAGTGGCGACGGCGACATCGGCGGTGGCGCTGGGGTTCGGAGCAGAGCAGGATTCTGCGTCGTCGAGCGATTTATCGAAAAGCATACCGACTTCGATTTCGCCGGAAAAGATGCAGGAGCGTGTGATGACTAAGGTCCCTCCGACCTATCCGCCGGAGGCAAAGTCGGCGCGCATCCAAGGGGCCGTGGTGCTGAAGGCGGTGATCGGGAAGGACGGACACGTGGAGAATCTGAAGGTCATCTCCGGTCCCAGTAAGCTTCAGCAATCGGCTCTGGACGCCGTGCGGCAATGGGTTTACAAGCCCTACCTTGTGAATGGCGCCCCGGTGGAAGTCGAAACGAAGATCAGCGTCATTTATTCACTCAAGAAGTAACGGCTGAGATCACACGCCCGGAGACTGGGTCGGTTTGCCAGTCTTCGGGCGAGAGGGTGACTGTGGCGCAGCCCATCGAGTAGTTGAACCATGCGTGATCGGTGTTGGCAGTGGCAAAGAAGCCCTCAAGGTTCAACGATTGCGCGGCGCGGGCAATAAAAGCGCGAGAGCCGTAGAAGAGAGTGAAGAAGCTGTCCCAGTCTACGGTGAAGAGAAAACTGGCATCGGGAGCGAGGAGTGTTCCGCTGGTTGGGAATGGGATGTTGCCGGTTTTGAGGTCGGCGATCGGCAGATTCACGATGGGATCGGCGTGCGGGAATTCGGGAACGAAAATTAGTTCGTCAACTTCAGCTTGAGAAAAGACCTGCAGTATGTCGGATTGCAGAAGTGGCTCGAAGCGTCCTTCGGTGGGCATCCATACTGGGTGATTTTCCAGGAACGACTGAAGAGTGTTGCTCGCGCTTGGGTCGGCGAGAGGATCTGCGAGAGAGCCGATTGAAGTGAGTAGAGCCTGATTGATGCGGGCGCAGGAGCCGAGGCCGGTTTTCGCTGATACTTGCGCCCAGGGAAATTTTGTTGCGTGCTCGAGGATTTGCACGTCGTTCGGATAATGGCTCGTGACGCTCCATGAGAGGGCCGCGGGGACGTGAATGAAGGGGTGAAGCAGGATGAAGGCGGATTCGAATCGTCCGTCGTAGGCCTCGACGAGCGGGACGCCGTAGTTGGGATAGGTGAAGTCTTCGTATTGCACGCGACAGGATAGCAAGGGGCTGCCGAACTGGAATGT
It encodes:
- a CDS encoding DUF2711 family protein, with the protein product MFPTIHTTLSTQITTLQSITFQFGSPLLSCRVQYEDFTYPNYGVPLVEAYDGRFESAFILLHPFIHVPAALSWSVTSHYPNDVQILEHATKFPWAQVSAKTGLGSCARINQALLTSIGSLADPLADPSASNTLQSFLENHPVWMPTEGRFEPLLQSDILQVFSQAEVDELIFVPEFPHADPIVNLPIADLKTGNIPFPTSGTLLAPDASFLFTVDWDSFFTLFYGSRAFIARAAQSLNLEGFFATANTDHAWFNYSMGCATVTLSPEDWQTDPVSGRVISAVTS